Proteins from one Juglans microcarpa x Juglans regia isolate MS1-56 chromosome 6S, Jm3101_v1.0, whole genome shotgun sequence genomic window:
- the LOC121236683 gene encoding uncharacterized protein LOC121236683 translates to MSIIMWKAMHGCLPVDDRIRGVGIYLVSKCDCCSSGGYEDQNHILALGTFAEQVWRICSLQLGMPLLEGGTWREKIECWYRHVKNSSQSGQLIGILPSIITWRLWWRRYKARMEGEQESVQVVWGSIKYWLAVAGEKIKGHSDLSRRDEEILQLLNLPVKPQKKVSTQIVKWLQPPEGPSGAGGAIRDHRGELISGFSIFTRTRSNNFAEFMGLIQGLRIVRFLGLQNVEIEMDSMLVIEWLRKKRCGLWYLDDYWEELLQLLDGLCYCFRLFAIYIGSAIFRQMDLHAWVLQVFARFGLIVLSFLIVSGVIFV, encoded by the exons ATGTCGATAATTATGTGGAAGGCTATGCATGGCTGTTTACCAGTGGATGATCGCATACGCGGAGTGGGTATTTATCTTGTATCTAAGTGTGATTGTTGTAGTTCAGGGGGTTATGAGGACCAGAATCATATCCTTGCGTTGGGGACTTTTGCCGAACAGGTTTGGCGCATTTGTTCATTACAGCTGGGAATGCCACTGTTGGAAGGCGGAACctggagagaaaaaatagaatgttggtatcggcaTGTTAAGAATTCTTCTCAGAGTGGACAATTAATTGGCATCCTTCCTTCTATTATCACTTGGAGACTTTGGTGGCGTCGGTACAAGGCAAGAATGGAGGGGGAACAAGAATCTGTGCAGGTGGTTTGGGGATCAATAAAATATTGGCTGGCGGTAGCAGGGGAGAAGATTAAGGGGCATTCAGATTTGAGTCGCCGAGATGAGGAAATATTGCAGCTTCTTAATCTGCCTGTTAAGCCTCAAAAGAAAGTTTCTACTCAGATAGTTAAATGGTTGCAACCTCCAGAAG GTCCTTCAGGTGCAGGAGGTGCTATCCGCGATCATCGGGGCGAATTGATTTCTGGTTTTTCTATCTTTACCCGTACTCGGTCTAATAATTTTGCTGAGTTTATGGGTTTGATTCAAGGGCTGCGCATAGTGAGATTTTTGGGTTTGCAAAATGTGGAGATTGAGATGGATTCTATGTTGGTGATTGAATGGTTGAGGAAAAAGAGATGTGGTCTTTGGTACTTGGATGATTATTGGGAGGAATTGCTACAGCTGTTGGATGGGCTATGTTATTGTTTTCGGCTTTTCGCCATATATATAGGGAGTGCAATTTTTAGGCAGATGGATTTGCATGCATGGGTGCTGCAGGTGTTTGCAAGATTTGGATTAATAGTTCTGAGCTTCCTCATTGTCTCCGGGGTCATTTTCGTTTGA
- the LOC121237766 gene encoding probable lipid phosphate phosphatase beta, translating into MGPPQPAPPVAPKSSVPLIGHLISLDTTLSRQLHSLTQPVLPSFLLLLLELSADFRLFFPISLSLLLSPSLLRPFLPPLLLGLLLDLALIGLVKLLFRRPRPPHNHTHSMNVAVSADHFSFPSGHASRVCFVASLAHLSAAAIRQGHHEASKTVNFVLLVVWVWAALTSVSRVLLGRHFVSDVFVGACLGVLEAVFAFRFLKF; encoded by the coding sequence ATGGGCCCACCACAACCAGCACCACCGGTGGCACCCAAATCCTCCGTTCCGCTCATCGGCCATCTGATAAGCCTGGACACGACCCTCTCCCGGCAGCTCCACTCCCTGACCCAACCCGTTCTCCCATCCTTTCTCTTACTCCTCCTCGAGCTCTCCGCCGACTTCCGCCTCTTCTTCCCGatatccctctctctcctcctatCCCCCTCTCTCCTCCGCCCCTTCCTTCCCCCTCTCCTCCTCGGTCTTCTCCTCGATCTCGCCCTCATCGGCCTCGTCAAGCTTCTCTTTCGCCGACCCCGCCCTCCCCACAACCACACCCACAGCATGAACGTCGCCGTTTCTGCCGATCACTTCTCATTTCCCAGCGGCCACGCCTCCCGCGTCTGTTTCGTGGCTTCCCTCGCTCACCTCTCAGCTGCTGCCATTCGCCAGGGCCATCACGAGGCTAGTAAGACCGTGAATTTCGTTCTCCTCGTTGTTTGGGTATGGGCGGCTTTGACCTCGGTGTCTAGGGTTTTGCTCGGCCGGCATTTCGTTTCCGATGTCTTCGTTGGAGCGTGTTTGGGTGTTCTTGAAGCTGTCTTTGCTTTCCGCTTCCTCAAGTTTTAA
- the LOC121236407 gene encoding uncharacterized protein LOC121236407, which produces MASGWVKSLHCKSRAFEDVHHPNPKQLMPGTSCRKSVQSIKDVIDSTKQKPKKKPKSSSPKRQPGSKYKAEPVSTPPNRSRLSDSAARPARAPDPSLPALMELHEGHPSRNVVEIIFHTSWSPKAFTGRIEMIFKVQNGSRTVSRFEEYRETVKSRAGSGGPTGGATWEENARCVADGNEVMRFHCLGPTSGGGVYDSRGGAWVFPGRKGRAICTFSGSGGAHESAGSGRGMRAMLVCRVIAGQVSKQQRVNDSVMDGRVGFDSVSGENGELLVLDSRAVLPCFLIIYKL; this is translated from the coding sequence ATGGCCAGCGGGTGGGTCAAGTCGTTGCACTGCAAGTCCAGAGCTTTCGAGGACGTTCACCACCCCAACCCGAAGCAACTCATGCCGGGCACCAGTTGCAGAAAGAGCGTTCAGAGCATCAAGGACGTTATCGATTCCACCAAGCAAAAGCCCAAGAAGAAGCCGAAATCCTCGTCGCCTAAGCGGCAACCCGGTTCCAAATATAAGGCCGAGCCGGTTTCTACCCCGCCCAACCGTTCTAGGCTCAGTGACTCTGCTGCTCGGCCTGCCCGTGCTCCGGACCCGTCCCTCCCTGCACTGATGGAGCTGCATGAGGGCCATCCTTCCCGTAATGTTGTCGAGATTATATTCCACACGAGTTGGAGCCCCAAAGCCTTTACGGGTCGGATCGAGATGATTTTCAAGGTCCAGAACGGTTCAAGAACCGTGTCCCGGTTCGAAGAATATCGCGAGACGGTGAAGTCCCGGGCTGGTTCGGGCGGCCCGACCGGTGGCGCTACGTGGGAGGAGAATGCGCGGTGCGTTGCAGACGGGAACGAGGTGATGCGGTTCCATTGCCTGGGGCCCACCTCGGGCGGTGGAGTTTATGACTCAAGGGGCGGCGCGTGGGTTTTTCCAGGGCGGAAGGGCAGAGCGATTTGCACGTTTTCGGGTAGCGGTGGGGCCCACGAGAGCGCGGGTAGTGGGAGGGGCATGAGGGCAATGCTCGTGTGCCGGGTGATTGCAGGTCAGGTGTCGAAGCAACAACGGGTGAACGACTCGGTAATGGATGGCCGAGTGGGATTCGACTCGGTGAGCGGCGAGAATGGGGAGTTGCTAGTGTTGGATTCTCGTGCGGTATTGCCTTGTTTTCTTATCATctataaattgtaa